One Ignavibacteriales bacterium genomic window, TTTACTCTGATTGTATTATTACTGACAGTTACACTATCATGGTATAAAAAATAGATCCCATATTTTGAGTTAGGGCTATTAACTAAACCTGCGCCGATATTTGTCAAAGTATTCCCTGTGATCCCGCCTATATTATAAAAATGGTCATAGAGGTCATATGGAGCAGATGCACCATAACCCATAAAATACATTCCATTGAAACTATTATTTAACGTACAGCCCTGCACGGAAATGCTTTCATGTCTTCCGCCGATAGTTGTGGGATTCGTGGTATTTCCCGCCAGGTTTTTGTTTATTGATGTGATACAGGTTGATTCAAAATCTGACTGCTGCTGCTGTATAGTACAGCCGTTTACAGTAACATGCTTGCAGCCGTCCGTACTGCTCTTTCGCACCATTTCTATCCCATACTCGGTTTTCAGAGTCTGTGATCCCCCTGTGTACTGCTCCGCAAAATCAATATTATTGATAGTAATGTAATCCGTTCCTACCAGCCAGAGCATAGCATCTTTACGTACTCCAAAACCGGCATTTGATATTACGCCCGAACCGTTCGTGTCTGTCTGAATAAGGGGATTTGCTCCCGCGCCGCTCCTCCGGAAGACCACCGGTCTGCCGGCTGCCGGCTGGTTTGCTGTGATGTCTATTATAAGTCCGCCCATTGGTATAGTCTCCGTATAACCGGGCGCGATATCGAATGTAACTCCTCCCGTTCCAACCCCGTTAGTGTTGAGGTCGTCTATCGCGAGCTTTATGCTCGCGTATGTGCCGGGAATGGTCTTGGTACCGGTCAGCTGTGCATTTGCATTGCCATACATCATAGTAAGAAGCAAGACTAGTGAAAATACTGTTGTTGTGATCTTTTTCATTTTATTATTATTGTTATAATTTCATTTTATTTTACCAGTCACCGCTAAAGCGGGACTACTCAAACAGTCTTCGACTTATTTGATTAGCATCATTTTCTGAACCTTCACGAAGTCGCCGGCATTGATTCGGAAGAAGTACACTCCGCTCGCAAACTGCCCGCCGTTCCATTCAAACTCATACCTTCCTGTTGCCAGCTCGCTGTTTACCAGAGTGCTCACTTCTCTGCCTGTTACGTCATAAACCTTCAGCGAAACAAAGCCTGCTTTCGGTATGTCGAACTTTATTTTTGTTGTTGGGTTGAACGGGTTAGGGTAATTTTGGTATAGCTCATATACCACCGGTAATGAAGAAGGTTCGATGTTCGTTACACCAGTAGTGAAATTCCATATCGATGAGAAGGGACCTTCGCCCACAGGATTCTTTCCGCTCACTCTCCAGTAATATTTTGTATTGATGGCGAGGAAGTTATTGCCCAGTTGGAGTTCTGATGACGTAAGAGTATCCGTATCCACGAGCGTACTTCCAAATGTAGAATCGGCCGAGAGCTGAATGTGATACATAGTTGCATTTGTCACGTCATCCCAGTTCATCAGCGGGTTTACCTCTACCAGCACAGCATTATTTGCTGGATATACTAGCACCGGAGCGCTCGTAACCGGCGGAATACCGTCGAATTCATCTGCTCCTACGTCCGGTGCTACAGCATTCCTCATTGTACCGTGTATATCAGTTGTGATGCCGGGTATAGGTATGGCGCCGCTGTCGCATAATGTCGGGACGGTCGTTTTCATATCCAGGTCGTACGGATGAGTAGATACGTTCATAAACGGACTATCTTCTGCGAAGGAATTGGTCTCCGCAGGAGACACAGCCGTCTGGAATGCTGTAAATGTCGAATACAAGCTTGTTCCGTCATAGTAAAAGTAATTCGACGCGCCTGCGGGTACATATAAGTTATTGTTGTTAGACGCAGGATCATATACCGTCGAGGAGACCTTATATATCCCTATACTTGACCCTGTATCTGAGGGAGTAAATTTATTAATAATGATATTATTCCTGAAGGTTACTTTTGCTCCGGCTATGTAGAGAGCATAACAGCCGGCATTTGAACCTGTCGAGCTGCTATCAATATATATTGTGTTGTATGAAATGTTCGTAGTATCTACGCAGTTTACAAGTAGCCCTATTACTCCAGTATTCCAGTTACTCAAAGGAGCATAAAGCTCACTTACCATATTATTATAAATATCAAACCTTGAATCGGTTGATATTCCGTAAATTTGCATTCCGTATACTGCCGCTCCCACGCTGTTCTTCATACTGGAAATTCCATAGACCCGGTTGCTATATACAGAACCACCTATATCACTAAATTGAGCATTGATACCCATTGAGGTACCGGTACTGTCATTTGTTATATTATATATCCTGTTGCCATAAAAACTCTTTCTGCAGGTACCCGGGGCGGAACTGGTGTAAATTCCCATACAAAGGTAAACGCTTGTAGCATGAATATCATGCACGACGTTGTTATATATATTTCCGAATCCTGTTGCCGCCTGACTGCTTGTGTAATAACCTATTGTTGATCCGGAACCTGCATGGTGATAGAGATTAAATACGGTATTATTATATACTGCCATCGAATCCGTGTTGTTAATGAGTGTAGAAATTCCCATTAATGAACCTCCCGTAGATGTTAATTTGTACAGGTTGCCTACAGTATTATCATGTATGTCGGTTAATCCGGGTGACGTGTATGAGCATACTATCCCTGCCATATCGCTGCTGGATGTAGTCGAGAAAATACTGTCCACGGTGTTATTACTTACTTCATAATTATAAGCGCCGCCTAGCACATAGATACCATAATCTAATCCAGATCCCGGCGCAGATTGGTTCCTACGCAGATTTTTGATAGTGTTGCTTGCGACAGTGAAGGACGAACCAAAGTTTGTGTTTGCCGATGACCTGTAAATCCCGTACATATTTCCCGTAGCTGTCGAAGTTCCATTGCCGACGTAATTATCCCGGATCGTGTTTCCCGTTACATTTACATTGTATGGATTGTTCGCAATATAGATATAATAGTTTGCACCTCCTGAAGCTCCGTCATATCTGCAGTCATGAATAGTATTGTTGGTTATATTTACAGTATTATTGGTTCCGTTTTCACCAATTCCTGCATATATTGCATAGTGATTGAGTGTAAATGTAGTGCCGAGGGTATCAGAGATGTCATTGTTATCAATGGTCGCCGAGGAGTTTGTGCCTACTGTCAAATATATTCCATAGACCGGAGAATTACTTGGTCCGGTACTTACTCTGACAATATTATTGCTGACAGTTACACTATCATGAAATTGACAATAGATCCCATATTTTGAAGAAGCATTATTATTACTAATTAAACGTGAACCTATATTGATCAAAGTATTCCCTGTAATCCCCCCTATATTATAAAAATGGTCATAGAGGTCGTATGGGGCAGAATCATTATAACCCGTAAAATACATCCCATTGAAACTATTATTTAACGTACAGCCCTGCACCGAGATGCTTTCGTGTCTTCCACCGATAGTTGTCGGGTTTGTGATATTTCCTGCCAGGTTTCTGTTTATTGATACAATACAGGTTGATTGGAAATCAGACTGCTGCATCCGGATCGTACAGCCGGTTATGGTAACATGCTTGCACCCGTCCGTACTATTCTTTCGCACCATTTCTATCCCATACTCTGTTTTCAAAGTCTGCGAACCGCCGGTGTACTGCTCTGCAAAATCGATGTTATTGATTGTAATATAATCCGTTCCTACAAGCCAGAGTATAGCGTCCTTACGGTCTCCAAAACCTGTTGTCAATATTATCCCCGAACCGTTAGTATCTGTCTGGATCAGGGGGTTTGTTCCCGTACCGCTCCTCTGAAAGACCACCGGGTTTCCGGACGTGGGCTGATTCGCTGTAATGTCTATTATAAGTCCGCCCATCGGTATAGTCTCCGTATAACCGGGCGCGATATTGAATGT contains:
- a CDS encoding T9SS type A sorting domain-containing protein produces the protein MKRIITTILALALLLTMTQSKANAQLTGTKTIPGTYASIKLAIDDLNANGVGTGGVTFNIAPGYTETIPMGGLIIDITANQPTSGNPVVFQRSGTGTNPLIQTDTNGSGIILTTGFGDRKDAILWLVGTDYITINNIDFAEQYTGGSQTLKTEYGIEMVRKNSTDGCKHVTITGCTIRMQQSDFQSTCIVSINRNLAGNITNPTTIGGRHESISVQGCTLNNSFNGMYFTGYNDSAPYDLYDHFYNIGGITGNTLINIGSRLISNNNASSKYGIYCQFHDSVTVSNNIVRVSTGPSNSPVYGIYLTVGTNSSATIDNNDISDTLGTTFTLNHYAIYAGIGENGTNNTVNITNNTIHDCRYDGASGGANYYIYIANNPYNVNVTGNTIRDNYVGNGTSTATGNMYGIYRSSANTNFGSSFTVASNTIKNLRRNQSAPGSGLDYGIYVLGGAYNYEVSNNTVDSIFSTTSSSDMAGIVCSYTSPGLTDIHDNTVGNLYKLTSTGGSLMGISTLINNTDSMAVYNNTVFNLYHHAGSGSTIGYYTSSQAATGFGNIYNNVVHDIHATSVYLCMGIYTSSAPGTCRKSFYGNRIYNITNDSTGTSMGINAQFSDIGGSVYSNRVYGISSMKNSVGAAVYGMQIYGISTDSRFDIYNNMVSELYAPLSNWNTGVIGLLVNCVDTTNISYNTIYIDSSSTGSNAGCYALYIAGAKVTFRNNIIINKFTPSDTGSSIGIYKVSSTVYDPASNNNNLYVPAGASNYFYYDGTSLYSTFTAFQTAVSPAETNSFAEDSPFMNVSTHPYDLDMKTTVPTLCDSGAIPIPGITTDIHGTMRNAVAPDVGADEFDGIPPVTSAPVLVYPANNAVLVEVNPLMNWDDVTNATMYHIQLSADSTFGSTLVDTDTLTSSELQLGNNFLAINTKYYWRVSGKNPVGEGPFSSIWNFTTGVTNIEPSSLPVVYELYQNYPNPFNPTTKIKFDIPKAGFVSLKVYDVTGREVSTLVNSELATGRYEFEWNGGQFASGVYFFRINAGDFVKVQKMMLIK